The following are from one region of the Caldalkalibacillus salinus genome:
- the pssA gene encoding CDP-diacylglycerol--serine O-phosphatidyltransferase, whose translation MITKSIPSMFTVGNLFLGVMAILLAIQGVSQEESRLIDYAAILVIIGMLLDGLDGRMARLLNAASEFGKELDSLSDIVTFGVAPAVIMYLVTLQDAGAWGIVITALFPICGALRLARFSVYPGIPGFFVGLPITAAGGVLATFALYHEVFHPLFLPVGVLILSYLMISNIKYPNFKKVGVPRAAFWITPIIVGVVAILAYQFPNEFPKIVFIPLVLYAAYGIKKSIDNDLRRKRKERRNRKVEKE comes from the coding sequence ATGATTACAAAAAGTATTCCTAGTATGTTTACGGTGGGCAACCTATTTTTAGGAGTCATGGCCATACTGTTAGCCATACAAGGAGTCTCTCAAGAAGAGAGTCGTTTAATTGATTATGCAGCTATTCTTGTTATTATTGGTATGTTATTAGACGGTTTAGACGGGCGTATGGCGCGCTTACTGAATGCGGCGAGTGAATTCGGTAAAGAATTGGATTCCTTGTCTGACATTGTCACTTTCGGCGTGGCACCTGCCGTTATTATGTATCTCGTGACACTACAAGATGCGGGTGCATGGGGAATTGTGATTACGGCGTTATTCCCTATCTGTGGCGCATTGAGATTGGCACGCTTTAGTGTTTATCCTGGCATACCGGGCTTTTTCGTAGGTTTACCCATTACCGCCGCCGGGGGTGTTTTAGCGACATTTGCGCTATACCATGAGGTTTTTCACCCCTTATTTTTACCTGTTGGTGTCCTTATACTCTCATACCTTATGATAAGTAATATTAAGTATCCGAACTTTAAAAAGGTGGGTGTACCTCGAGCGGCTTTTTGGATCACGCCTATTATTGTAGGGGTTGTCGCTATTTTAGCCTACCAGTTCCCTAATGAGTTTCCGAAGATCGTCTTTATTCCTCTAGTGCTGTATGCCGCTTACGGCATTAAGAAGAGTATAGACAATGATTTACGCCGAAAAAGAAAGGAAAGAAGAAACAGAAAGGTAGAAAAGGAATAA
- the disA gene encoding DNA integrity scanning diadenylate cyclase DisA: MTTDSKKRDQMSEVLRFVAPGTAFRNGLENVLRAKTGGLIVVGYSNDVMDLVDGGFSINCEFSPANLYELAKMDGAIILSDDGKRILFANAQLVPDSSIPSNETGIRHRTAERVAKQTGHLVVSISQRRNVITLYQGNFRYALRDIGVILTKANQAIQTLEKYKSVLDQALTNLSALEFEELVTLQEVSMVIHRIEMVLRIKAEINRYINELGTEGRLISMQLEELVTNVEEETYLLIKDYCKDTTCDPYEVLNELKKLSADELLENNTIVKLLGYTGNINIQEAPVSPRGYRIINKIPRLPSAIVHNLVERFNALPQVMMATIEELDEVEGIGEVRARAIKDGLTRIQEQMFVDRHI, encoded by the coding sequence ATGACAACAGATAGTAAAAAAAGGGATCAAATGAGTGAGGTCTTACGCTTTGTTGCTCCTGGTACCGCTTTTCGTAACGGTTTAGAAAACGTATTGCGAGCGAAAACAGGTGGTTTAATTGTGGTCGGGTACAGCAACGACGTGATGGACCTCGTCGATGGGGGGTTCTCCATTAACTGTGAATTCTCTCCTGCAAACTTATATGAGTTAGCCAAGATGGATGGGGCCATCATTCTCAGTGATGATGGCAAGAGAATATTGTTTGCGAACGCCCAGCTCGTCCCGGATTCTTCCATTCCTTCTAATGAAACGGGCATACGTCACCGGACGGCGGAGCGGGTCGCCAAACAAACAGGGCATCTCGTCGTTTCAATTTCTCAACGGCGTAATGTCATTACATTGTACCAAGGGAATTTCCGGTATGCGCTACGGGACATTGGTGTCATTCTGACCAAAGCCAACCAGGCTATTCAAACGCTTGAGAAATACAAATCGGTACTAGACCAAGCCCTGACAAATTTGAGCGCTCTAGAGTTTGAAGAGCTTGTCACGTTACAAGAAGTGTCTATGGTCATTCACCGTATCGAAATGGTACTCAGAATTAAAGCCGAGATCAACCGTTACATTAATGAGCTCGGAACAGAAGGGCGTCTAATTAGCATGCAGCTAGAAGAATTAGTCACGAATGTGGAGGAAGAGACATACTTGCTCATCAAAGACTATTGTAAGGACACGACCTGTGACCCGTATGAAGTACTCAACGAACTAAAGAAATTATCTGCCGATGAATTATTAGAAAATAACACGATCGTGAAACTGTTGGGATACACGGGTAATATCAACATCCAAGAAGCGCCTGTATCCCCTAGAGGCTATCGCATTATAAATAAGATTCCACGACTCCCATCTGCTATTGTCCATAATCTCGTTGAGCGTTTTAACGCGCTCCCTCAAGTGATGATGGCGACGATTGAAGAACTTGACGAGGTTGAGGGCATTGGGGAGGTTCGGGCGCGAGCTATTAAGGACGGGTTAACACGAATACAAGAACAAATGTTTGTAGATCGTCATATTTAG
- the clpC gene encoding ATP-dependent protease ATP-binding subunit ClpC, with protein sequence MMFGRFTERAQKVLSLAQEEAIRLNHNNIGTEHILLGLVREGEGIAAKALQALNLDLEKIQSEVETLIGRGEQRSENIHYTPRAKKVIELSMDEARKLGHTYVGTEHILLGLIREGEGVAARVLNNLGVSLNKARQQVLQLLGSNETSTNNSQSGQSSSASTPTLDSLARDLTSVAREEGLDPVIGRSQEIERVIQVLSRRTKNNPVLIGEPGVGKTAIAEGLAQSIVDNEIPETLRDKRVMTLDMGTVVAGTKYRGEFEDRLKKIMDEIRQAGNIILFIDELHTLIGAGGAEGAIDASNILKPALARGELQCIGATTLDEYRKYIEKDAALERRFQPITVDQPNEEEAIQILKGLRDRYEAHHRVKITDGAIEDAVKLSDRYITERYLPDKAIDLIDEAASKVRLKSYTAPPNLKELEQKLDGIKKEKDAAVQSQEFEKAASLRDTEQKMRQELEETKNEWKEKQGQTDTEVTGEDIAQIVANWTGVPVSKLAEEETERLLKMEDILHERVIGQDEAVKAISRAIRRARAGLKDPKRPIGSFVFLGPTGVGKTELARAVAESLFGDDNAMIRIDMSEYMEKHATSRLVGSPPGYVGFDEGGQLTEKVRRKPYSVILLDEIEKAHPDVFNILLQVLEDGRLTDSKGRTVDFRNTVVIMTSNVGADMIKKGTSLGFQPESSEQSYNNMKDKVMGELKRTFRPEFLNRIDEVIVFHSLEREHIEEIVDLMANQLQRRLREQEIEFTLTPSALKYIADEGFDPQYGARPLRRALQRQVEDRLSEEVLRGNIEKGDTLVIDYQDGEFSVSKK encoded by the coding sequence ATGATGTTTGGGCGATTTACTGAAAGAGCACAGAAAGTACTATCCCTCGCTCAGGAAGAAGCGATACGACTCAACCATAACAATATTGGTACAGAACATATTCTATTAGGTCTTGTCAGAGAAGGAGAAGGTATAGCAGCAAAGGCTTTACAAGCGCTGAATCTTGACCTGGAAAAAATACAAAGCGAAGTTGAAACACTGATTGGTAGAGGGGAACAACGTAGTGAAAATATACATTACACCCCTCGGGCTAAGAAAGTCATAGAACTTTCCATGGATGAAGCTAGAAAGCTAGGGCATACCTACGTCGGTACAGAACATATTTTACTAGGGCTCATTAGAGAAGGAGAGGGCGTTGCGGCACGTGTACTCAATAACCTGGGGGTCAGCTTGAATAAAGCAAGACAACAGGTACTACAGCTACTAGGGTCTAACGAGACGTCCACCAACAACAGCCAGAGTGGGCAATCTTCCTCCGCTAGTACACCGACTTTAGATAGTCTGGCCCGGGATCTCACATCCGTTGCGAGAGAAGAAGGGCTAGACCCAGTTATTGGACGTAGCCAGGAAATTGAACGCGTCATTCAAGTCCTCAGTCGACGGACCAAAAACAATCCAGTGCTCATCGGGGAGCCGGGTGTCGGTAAAACGGCGATAGCAGAGGGGCTTGCCCAGAGCATCGTCGATAATGAGATTCCAGAAACGTTAAGAGATAAGCGCGTCATGACTCTAGATATGGGGACCGTTGTCGCTGGAACCAAGTACCGTGGTGAATTTGAAGACAGACTGAAAAAGATCATGGATGAAATCCGCCAAGCAGGCAATATTATTCTCTTTATAGATGAGTTGCATACGTTAATTGGAGCGGGTGGTGCAGAAGGCGCAATTGACGCCTCCAATATTCTTAAACCGGCACTCGCTAGAGGGGAGCTTCAATGCATCGGGGCCACAACCCTCGACGAATACCGTAAATATATTGAAAAAGATGCTGCTCTTGAGCGACGTTTCCAACCGATCACCGTTGATCAGCCAAATGAAGAAGAAGCCATCCAGATTTTAAAAGGGTTACGTGATCGTTATGAAGCGCATCACCGTGTTAAAATCACAGATGGTGCCATAGAGGACGCTGTCAAATTATCTGATCGCTACATCACGGAACGTTACCTTCCAGATAAGGCGATTGACTTGATAGACGAAGCGGCTTCAAAAGTACGCCTAAAATCATATACAGCACCCCCTAACCTCAAAGAGCTTGAGCAGAAGCTGGATGGGATCAAAAAAGAGAAGGATGCTGCTGTACAAAGCCAAGAGTTTGAAAAAGCGGCTTCTTTACGTGATACAGAGCAAAAAATGCGTCAGGAGCTAGAAGAAACAAAGAACGAATGGAAGGAAAAACAAGGCCAAACAGACACAGAGGTGACCGGTGAAGATATTGCCCAGATTGTAGCGAACTGGACCGGTGTCCCTGTCAGCAAACTGGCAGAGGAAGAAACCGAGCGTCTGCTGAAGATGGAAGACATTTTACATGAGCGAGTCATTGGGCAAGATGAAGCAGTTAAAGCTATCTCTAGGGCAATTAGACGTGCACGCGCAGGTCTAAAGGACCCCAAAAGACCAATTGGCTCCTTCGTCTTCTTAGGACCGACGGGGGTAGGGAAAACAGAACTCGCACGCGCGGTGGCTGAAAGTTTATTCGGTGACGATAATGCCATGATTAGAATTGATATGTCCGAATACATGGAGAAGCATGCCACATCCCGCCTTGTAGGTTCTCCCCCAGGCTATGTCGGGTTTGATGAGGGTGGTCAGCTCACGGAAAAAGTAAGACGCAAACCGTATTCCGTCATCCTGTTAGATGAGATCGAAAAAGCACATCCCGACGTATTTAACATTTTACTTCAAGTGCTTGAAGATGGTCGGTTAACGGACTCTAAGGGGCGTACAGTCGATTTTAGAAACACCGTTGTCATCATGACCTCCAACGTTGGGGCTGATATGATTAAGAAAGGCACGTCTCTCGGATTCCAACCTGAATCTAGTGAACAAAGCTATAACAATATGAAGGATAAAGTCATGGGCGAACTAAAACGCACTTTCCGTCCAGAGTTCTTAAACCGTATAGACGAAGTCATTGTGTTCCACTCTCTTGAAAGAGAACACATCGAGGAAATTGTGGATCTCATGGCCAACCAACTCCAGAGACGTCTGAGAGAGCAGGAAATCGAATTTACCCTAACACCAAGTGCCTTAAAATATATTGCTGATGAAGGGTTTGACCCACAGTATGGGGCAAGGCCGTTACGTAGAGCGCTACAACGTCAGGTAGAGGATCGCCTATCAGAAGAGGTGCTACGAGGGAACATCGAGAAAGGTGACACATTAGTGATTGACTACCAAGACGGCGAATTTAGTGTCAGTAAGAAATAA
- a CDS encoding CarD family transcriptional regulator, whose amino-acid sequence MFGVGDKVVYPMHGAGVIEGIEEKEILGQKKKYFVMRMPVGEMKVMIPLENVNHIGLRTVVEDEAVNQVMDILGGDIEDQKANWNQRYRANMDKMKSGDIYELADVVRSLMHRDHTKGLSTGERKMLDQAKQILISELALVKNQNSDDLYSMLDGLVNERDASL is encoded by the coding sequence TTGTTCGGTGTAGGTGATAAAGTCGTATACCCCATGCATGGGGCCGGAGTCATTGAGGGAATCGAGGAGAAGGAAATATTAGGTCAGAAGAAAAAGTACTTCGTGATGAGAATGCCAGTGGGTGAAATGAAAGTGATGATTCCATTAGAAAATGTCAACCATATTGGACTCCGGACTGTAGTAGAAGACGAAGCGGTCAACCAAGTCATGGATATCTTGGGGGGTGACATCGAAGATCAAAAAGCCAACTGGAATCAACGTTATCGAGCAAATATGGATAAAATGAAGAGTGGCGACATATATGAGCTAGCAGATGTCGTACGGAGCTTAATGCATAGAGACCATACCAAAGGACTTTCAACAGGTGAACGCAAGATGCTTGATCAGGCTAAGCAAATCCTCATCAGTGAATTGGCACTCGTGAAAAATCAGAATTCAGATGATCTGTATTCTATGCTAGACGGCTTAGTTAACGAAAGAGATGCGTCCCTGTGA
- a CDS encoding PIN domain-containing protein: protein MLKRVIQLFFAVTGAVLGYNYGSNVIQELNSLLTLGLESFIGDTYLYAMSYSLVTAIIFVLVTTWLTDYIVNVVRWGEEMLLKAPVTDILFGAMGLTVGLIVAFLLIQPINSIPLVGDILPVFVSFLLGYLGFQVGFKKREEMLTLFTLGRIGKDKKAENDATEHKILDTSVIIDGRIADICKTGFIEGTMVIPAFVLEELQHIADSSDVLKRNRGRRGLDILNRIQKELAVNVHIYEGDFEEIQEVDSKLVKLAKVLNGKVVTNDFNLNKVCELQGVPVLNINDLANAVKPVVLPGEELSVQVIKDGKEHNQGVAYLDDGTMIVVEGGRDHIGSEIDVLVTSVLQTSAGRMIFAKPKLLEKAL, encoded by the coding sequence GTGTTGAAAAGAGTCATTCAATTATTTTTTGCTGTGACTGGAGCTGTGCTAGGTTACAATTATGGCAGCAACGTGATACAGGAACTCAACTCACTGTTAACCCTTGGTCTTGAAAGTTTTATCGGGGACACTTATCTATATGCGATGAGCTACTCCTTGGTTACAGCGATCATTTTTGTACTTGTCACAACATGGCTAACGGATTACATCGTCAACGTTGTACGCTGGGGAGAAGAGATGTTGTTGAAGGCACCGGTGACAGATATATTGTTTGGAGCCATGGGGCTGACTGTCGGATTAATCGTCGCTTTTTTACTTATTCAGCCTATTAACAGTATTCCCCTGGTTGGTGATATACTACCTGTATTCGTCTCGTTTCTATTAGGGTACCTCGGTTTTCAAGTGGGCTTTAAGAAGAGAGAAGAGATGCTAACCTTATTTACACTCGGTAGGATTGGTAAGGATAAAAAGGCAGAAAACGACGCAACGGAACATAAGATTTTGGATACCAGTGTCATTATCGATGGTAGAATAGCAGATATTTGTAAAACTGGATTTATAGAAGGCACTATGGTCATACCGGCCTTTGTTTTAGAGGAATTACAACATATAGCTGATTCTTCTGATGTCTTGAAACGTAATCGCGGTCGAAGGGGACTAGACATATTAAATCGTATTCAAAAGGAATTGGCCGTGAATGTTCATATTTACGAGGGTGATTTCGAAGAGATACAAGAAGTAGACAGCAAACTGGTCAAATTAGCCAAGGTCTTAAACGGTAAAGTCGTCACGAACGATTTTAACCTGAACAAAGTATGTGAACTCCAGGGAGTCCCTGTTTTGAACATCAATGACTTGGCGAACGCGGTGAAGCCCGTTGTTTTACCTGGTGAGGAACTCAGCGTTCAAGTGATTAAAGATGGAAAAGAACATAATCAAGGCGTGGCTTACTTAGATGATGGGACCATGATCGTGGTCGAAGGTGGACGTGATCATATTGGGTCGGAGATTGATGTGTTAGTGACCAGTGTGCTACAAACCTCTGCAGGCCGAATGATTTTTGCTAAGCCTAAATTATTAGAAAAGGCCTTATAA
- the ispF gene encoding 2-C-methyl-D-erythritol 2,4-cyclodiphosphate synthase, with product MNIRVGQGFDVHQLVKGRKLILGGIDIPHDKGLLGHSDADVLLHTISDAILGAIGEGDIGKHFPDTDPNFKDADSMILLQQVWKMAQDKGYSLGNIDATIMAQKPKLAPFIAQIAQRIAKGLGVNHEQVNIKATTTEKLGFTGREEGIAAQAVVLIYQAHS from the coding sequence ATGAATATTAGAGTGGGACAAGGCTTTGATGTACATCAGTTAGTTAAAGGGCGCAAGCTTATTCTAGGGGGCATAGACATTCCCCATGATAAAGGCTTGCTCGGCCACTCAGATGCGGATGTACTTCTACACACCATTAGCGACGCTATTTTAGGTGCCATCGGTGAAGGGGATATCGGGAAGCATTTTCCTGACACCGATCCCAATTTTAAAGATGCAGATTCTATGATTCTGCTACAACAAGTATGGAAAATGGCCCAAGATAAAGGGTATTCCCTTGGAAATATTGACGCAACTATCATGGCCCAAAAGCCGAAGTTAGCCCCCTTTATCGCTCAGATCGCACAACGGATCGCAAAAGGGTTGGGCGTTAATCATGAACAGGTCAATATCAAAGCGACAACAACGGAAAAACTAGGCTTTACGGGTCGAGAAGAGGGGATCGCTGCACAAGCCGTGGTCCTCATATATCAAGCCCATTCTTGA
- a CDS encoding protein arginine kinase: MSLDKFIKNAVSDWMKGDGPDSDIVMSSRVRLARNEDTIPFPLIATEDQLQTVVTEVGDVITRSDVTDELGKLELLRMNQLKGIQKRVLVEKHLISPNLAEESTAGSVVLSENESVSIMLNEEDHIRIQCLYPGFQLQQAWEKANSIDDWFEANINFAFDEKVGYLTSCPTNVGTGLRASVMMHLPALVMTEQMNRMLPAINQLGLVVRGIYGEGSEALGNIFQISNQITLGRSETEIIEDLANVAKQLIDQERQARNTLAQQSRLRLEDKIYRSYGILSHARTIESKEATQRLSDVRLGIDLGFIKNTSANILNELIVLTQPGFLQQYAGEMLTAEQRDERRAKLIRERLLLNE; the protein is encoded by the coding sequence ATGTCACTAGACAAATTTATAAAAAATGCTGTAAGTGACTGGATGAAGGGTGATGGACCTGATTCCGATATCGTCATGAGTAGTCGTGTACGATTAGCCCGTAATGAGGACACCATCCCCTTTCCACTAATCGCAACCGAAGATCAGCTTCAAACAGTGGTAACAGAAGTTGGAGACGTCATTACAAGAAGCGATGTCACTGATGAACTTGGAAAGTTAGAATTACTGCGCATGAACCAATTAAAAGGGATTCAGAAAAGAGTCCTGGTGGAGAAGCATTTAATCAGTCCCAATCTAGCGGAGGAGTCAACGGCTGGAAGCGTGGTGCTGAGCGAAAATGAGTCCGTGAGCATCATGTTAAACGAAGAAGACCATATACGTATTCAGTGCCTCTATCCTGGGTTCCAACTCCAACAAGCGTGGGAAAAAGCGAACAGTATCGATGACTGGTTTGAAGCGAATATCAATTTTGCTTTTGATGAGAAAGTAGGCTATTTAACAAGTTGTCCTACGAACGTGGGCACAGGGCTTAGAGCATCAGTGATGATGCATCTCCCTGCATTAGTAATGACGGAACAAATGAATCGCATGCTCCCCGCCATTAACCAACTGGGATTAGTTGTTAGAGGAATTTATGGAGAGGGCAGCGAAGCTTTAGGGAACATCTTTCAGATTTCCAACCAGATTACCTTAGGGCGTTCCGAAACTGAAATTATAGAGGACCTAGCCAATGTAGCCAAACAACTCATTGATCAGGAGAGGCAAGCGAGAAACACCCTCGCCCAGCAGTCAAGACTAAGGCTGGAGGATAAAATATATCGTTCTTACGGTATATTGTCTCATGCTAGAACGATAGAATCGAAGGAAGCAACACAGCGACTTTCGGATGTTCGTTTAGGGATTGACCTCGGTTTTATCAAAAATACATCAGCCAACATTCTTAACGAACTGATTGTCTTGACCCAGCCTGGATTTTTACAGCAATATGCCGGAGAAATGTTAACAGCAGAACAACGGGATGAACGCAGAGCAAAATTAATTAGAGAACGATTACTACTCAATGAATAA
- the radA gene encoding DNA repair protein RadA has translation MAKNKTKFACQECGYESPKWMGKCPGCHAWNTMVEELEPKSAKGRGAFRTGQGQAEREKPIPIIDIEAENEPRVSTNLNEMNRVLGGGIVPGSLVLVGGDPGIGKSTLLLQLSGILSQSEHKVLYVSGEESLKQTKMRAERLDLLSESLLVLAETDVHQIEAHIEQEQPKVVMIDSIQTVYQDEVTSAPGSVAQVRECTASFMRIAKTKGIAIFLVGHVTKEGAIAGPRLLEHMVDAVLYLEGERHHTYRILRAVKNRFGSTNEIGIFEMKELGLTEVANPSEMFLEERARGAAGSIVIASVEGTRPVLVELQALVSPTSFGTPRRMATGVDHHRVSLIMAVLEKRVGLLLQNQDAYINVAGGVKLNEPALDLGIAVSIASSFREKPTQSYDVVIGEVGLTGEVRGVSRIDQRVSEAKKLGFKRAVIPQKNMEGWEHPADMTVIGVATVQEALDVVLGGNET, from the coding sequence ATGGCCAAGAATAAAACGAAATTTGCATGCCAAGAATGTGGCTATGAGTCCCCGAAATGGATGGGCAAATGCCCGGGTTGTCATGCCTGGAACACAATGGTTGAGGAACTAGAGCCTAAGAGTGCCAAGGGCAGAGGGGCTTTTCGCACTGGACAGGGGCAAGCAGAGAGGGAAAAGCCGATTCCCATTATTGATATTGAAGCGGAAAATGAGCCTAGGGTTTCTACTAATTTGAATGAAATGAATCGTGTCCTAGGTGGTGGTATTGTCCCAGGATCTCTCGTTCTCGTAGGTGGAGACCCCGGGATTGGGAAATCAACGCTACTCTTACAATTATCAGGTATACTCAGTCAATCTGAACATAAAGTGTTATATGTATCAGGCGAAGAATCGTTAAAGCAAACGAAGATGAGAGCAGAACGTCTGGACCTTTTATCTGAATCTTTACTCGTCTTAGCAGAAACGGATGTTCATCAGATTGAAGCACATATCGAACAGGAGCAACCTAAGGTTGTCATGATTGACTCTATACAGACCGTATATCAGGATGAAGTGACCTCTGCACCAGGCAGTGTCGCTCAAGTAAGAGAATGCACGGCTAGTTTTATGAGAATTGCCAAGACTAAAGGTATCGCCATCTTTTTGGTTGGCCATGTGACCAAAGAGGGTGCGATAGCAGGGCCACGTCTGTTAGAACATATGGTGGACGCCGTGTTGTATTTGGAAGGTGAGAGACATCACACTTACAGGATATTAAGAGCAGTGAAGAACCGCTTTGGCTCTACAAACGAAATTGGCATTTTTGAGATGAAAGAATTGGGCCTCACAGAGGTGGCTAACCCATCTGAAATGTTCTTAGAAGAAAGAGCACGCGGGGCAGCGGGGTCAATCGTCATTGCCAGTGTTGAAGGAACTCGTCCAGTTCTCGTCGAATTACAAGCATTAGTATCACCAACCAGTTTCGGGACACCGAGAAGAATGGCTACGGGTGTTGATCACCACAGAGTGTCACTCATTATGGCTGTACTTGAAAAAAGAGTGGGATTACTGCTTCAGAACCAAGACGCCTACATCAATGTGGCAGGAGGCGTGAAGCTCAATGAACCTGCCTTAGACTTAGGAATAGCGGTAAGTATCGCTTCTAGCTTTAGGGAGAAACCGACACAATCGTATGACGTTGTCATCGGTGAAGTAGGTTTAACGGGGGAAGTCCGTGGGGTATCACGAATAGACCAACGTGTATCTGAAGCCAAAAAACTAGGATTCAAGCGTGCCGTTATTCCACAGAAGAACATGGAAGGCTGGGAGCACCCTGCTGATATGACCGTCATTGGTGTGGCCACAGTTCAAGAAGCGTTGGATGTTGTATTGGGAGGAAATGAAACATGA
- the ispD gene encoding 2-C-methyl-D-erythritol 4-phosphate cytidylyltransferase, whose product MSTIGAIICAAGQGKRMGLGHNKQFVELDGIPLLVHTLKRLTQTTMIETFVVVVGHGEVDKVTSLLSQYKLPSGIHVITGGDERQDSVYEGVKHMASLAETPDIVLVHDGARPFIDELDLDRVVNEAQREGAAIFAVPVTDTIKETDQHQHVSQTLDRTKLWAVQTPQAFRYSLLKEGHESAKERHIYMTDDAALVERLDKRVVIVEGSRYNIKLTTPEDLTYAQVLLRMKQEGNRE is encoded by the coding sequence GTGAGTACAATAGGTGCGATTATCTGTGCAGCTGGGCAAGGCAAGCGTATGGGTCTTGGCCATAATAAACAGTTTGTTGAACTGGACGGCATCCCGCTCCTCGTTCATACTCTAAAACGGTTAACACAGACCACGATGATAGAGACATTTGTTGTTGTCGTGGGGCACGGAGAAGTGGACAAGGTCACGTCATTATTATCACAGTACAAGCTACCAAGTGGCATACATGTGATTACAGGGGGGGATGAGAGGCAAGATAGTGTTTACGAAGGCGTCAAGCACATGGCATCACTAGCGGAAACCCCAGATATCGTTTTGGTTCATGACGGTGCACGTCCTTTCATCGATGAACTAGACCTTGACCGTGTGGTGAATGAAGCCCAACGAGAAGGCGCAGCCATCTTTGCTGTTCCTGTCACGGACACGATTAAGGAAACGGATCAACATCAACATGTCAGCCAAACGTTAGATCGTACAAAGCTATGGGCTGTTCAGACGCCCCAAGCTTTTCGATATTCCTTGTTAAAAGAGGGGCATGAGAGTGCAAAGGAACGTCACATTTATATGACAGACGATGCGGCGCTAGTTGAGCGCTTAGACAAACGTGTGGTCATCGTCGAGGGAAGTCGTTATAATATAAAATTGACGACACCAGAAGATCTGACATACGCACAGGTTTTACTACGAATGAAGCAAGAGGGGAATCGTGAATGA
- a CDS encoding UvrB/UvrC motif-containing protein: MICQECGERQATLHFTKIINGEKTEFHICEVCAKEKGEVLPGMDNSFSIHNLLSGLLNFDATNNSTMNPNMQQSKQCPKCGLTYSQFSRSGRFGCSQCYKAFGERLEPLFRKVHSGNISHYGKIPRRSGSLIQMKREIQELKQQLQRAISNEEFEQAAQLRDNIRSLENKLNQ, from the coding sequence ATGATTTGCCAAGAATGTGGTGAGCGCCAAGCCACCTTACACTTTACAAAGATTATCAACGGTGAGAAAACAGAATTCCATATATGTGAGGTATGTGCAAAGGAAAAAGGAGAAGTCCTTCCTGGCATGGATAATAGCTTTTCCATCCATAATTTACTTTCTGGATTACTTAATTTTGATGCTACTAATAACAGCACGATGAACCCCAACATGCAACAATCTAAGCAATGTCCGAAGTGTGGGCTGACCTATAGTCAGTTTTCAAGAAGCGGGCGTTTTGGTTGTTCCCAATGTTATAAAGCATTCGGGGAACGGCTAGAGCCTTTATTTCGTAAGGTGCATAGTGGGAATATTTCTCATTATGGAAAAATACCTCGTCGTTCAGGTAGCCTCATACAAATGAAGCGTGAAATACAAGAGTTGAAGCAGCAACTACAACGGGCCATTTCCAATGAAGAGTTTGAGCAAGCCGCCCAGTTGAGAGACAACATACGAAGCCTTGAGAACAAATTAAACCAATGA